TTTCTCCATCTGAGCCAGGTACTTAACCAAACGGTCATGGGGAACGTTGGCTGAATGCAGCAGGTGCGTTATCTTGAGGTTCTCACCTACCTCGATCGACCTTAGGATGTCGGCAAAGATGCGGGATCTGGAACGGTGCTTGGATCCCCCCTCAGCCATGGGCCACCCTCTTCCGGATAATCGCAGCAAGGATCACGATATATCCTGACAAACTCAGGACAT
The sequence above is drawn from the Methanomassiliicoccales archaeon genome and encodes:
- a CDS encoding winged helix-turn-helix domain-containing protein, whose product is MAEGGSKHRSRSRIFADILRSIEVGENLKITHLLHSANVPHDRLVKYLAQMEKSNLIARSGDGEGTAYTITQKGRMYLVEFKKLEEFSSIFGVEI